The sequence below is a genomic window from Lolium perenne isolate Kyuss_39 chromosome 4, Kyuss_2.0, whole genome shotgun sequence.
GACGCTGGGCTGGCCACCACAACGACTGCGCGCGGGGTAACTACAAATCAATCGAGACCGTTTAACGATCCGATCCAACAGTTCAGAGCATGAAATCGCTGAGAGAAGACCTAGCTAGGTGCGTCTTACTGTTAACTAATTTCCGGGTGGCAATCCAGTTTTATTCACGTCAAGTGCTACTAGCTCACGAGGCTGACGTGCGTGGACCCATGTGTCTGTCTAGTCTTAAGAATGGGGagtgctgagcgtcccccgggggattagaAATCTAATCCCCCGGGTCCCCAACCGTCCGATTAACAGATCTGGAACATTTTCGGCCGTCAGATCAAACCAACCAGTCCTCTCTTCCACTTTTGCTACCATGATGTACCAAAGTAGCAAAAACGGTTCAATTGTAGCAAAATCTATTTTCACCTAAAAAcatagacctcgccggagactcgccggagatgTCGCCGGAGACCCACCGGAGACTTAGTAGCAAAAAATATATGCTATATTAGCAAATACACACAAAGATTGTAGCAACTTTTTTTGTTATTGTAGCAAAACCGACCTCATCGAagtctcgccggagacctcgccggagaactTGTAGCAAAAAACGTATACTATTATAGCTAAAACCTAGAACAAATGTAGCAAAACCTGATTCCACCGGATACTCGCCGGAGACATAGTAGCAAAAAAATATGGTATAGTAgcaagaaaacaaaaatattgTAGCAAATTTTTTTGCTATTGTAGCAAACTATGCATTGATGAAAAAATATAATTGTAGCAAGACAAATTTCGCCAAAAAGAATTATAGCAAACAATGTATACTATATTAGCATAAATGCCAAACTGAAGTACCAAAAACAATATACTATTGTAGCATCACGCCCCTGAGCAAAAACGCCGAGGAGCCGTTAGCGCGGCGGCCGTTGACTTGCGGCTAGAGGGAAGGGGGAGAGGAGGATGACGGCCATGGTGGGGAGCCGGAGGATGGAGAAATCTCGCCACCACGTCACGGACGCCGGCAGCAGCGGCGGAGCAGTAGACGCGACGAGCTCGCTCGGTGGCGCGCCGTCCAAGCTCCGTGGGATCCCCATGGCAGCCGCGCGGCGCGCGCAGCCAAAGATGGTCGCCCCCACCAGAGGTGGCGGATTCGGCGGATCTCCTTGCCGGAGTCCTCCGCGGCGGCGAGAAGCGGAGCGGCGGCCGAGACCAGCGGCGACCGGCCGGGGAGGAGCGGGAGCGGCGGACGATGGCTCTTTGCGGAGTTGACCCACGGCGTCGCGTGCAGCCGCGACTCCATGCGAAGGCGGATCTTGGCCGCGCGCAGAGAGCAGCCATGGAAAAGGGAAGCGAGGAAGATGGATGGGATATTTTTCTGCCTTGGTTCAGTGGGACCTACCCATGTGCGCGTGGACCACAACGCGCCGCGTGCCTGGTAGGACCCGGAGGATTTGATCAGTAATCGTCCGGGGGAACACCAGCTTTTCCCCTTAAGAATTCACGAGGATTGATTTTCTCGGTACGTATACTATACAGTAGTAGTATAGCGACTTGCCCATTCCGTCCTTGAGTTGAGATCTCGTCTCCATTCTCGAATCTCGACCATCCCCATCCCCATCCCCGTCGccaatcttcttcttcctctcccgcTGCCGCCGATGCCTCCCAAACCCAAACCCTAGATCCCGCCTGCCTTGGGTCGACACCACTACCGCCCCGCCATGGATCTATCTGCCTCCAGCTCCAGCTCCCGCCACGGCCGCCTCCCCTTCTCCCCGTCACTCTCCACCccgaccttctcctcctccccctcGCCGCACCACGACCGCCGCAACTCCACCTCTTCCCCCAAACCCCTCCTCTCTTTCCCTTCCCCTACCTCCAGGCCCCACtcatccgcctccgcctccgcctcagcCGCCGGGCCCCGTGCCGCGCCGCCTCCGGGCTTTGCCCACAACGCGCGCATCTCGGCGGCGCTCGCGccggccgccgccttcctcctcgACCTCGGTGGCATCCCCGTCTTCGCCGTCCTCGCCGTTGGGCTCGCCGCCGCGTACCTTCTCGACGCGCTGCGGCTCCGGCAGGCCGCCTTCTTCACAGTCTGGGCCGCACTGCTTGCTGCTGACGTCGCATTCTTCTTCTCAGCATCCCTCTCCTCCGCTGCCTCCGCCACGCTGCCCCTCACGCTACTTGCACTGCTCCTCTGCGCCGAGACCTCCTTCCTCATAGGCGTGTGGGCGTCCCTCCAATTCCGCTGGATCCAGCTTGAGAACCCTACAATCGTTGCCGCGCTCGAGCGCCTCCTCTTTGCGTGCCTGCCTGTTGCAGCGCCTGCAATCTTCACATGGGCAGTTGTCTCTGCAGTCGGCATGACTAATGCTTCCTACTATCTCGCCACATTCACCATGGTCTTCTACTGGCTTTTCTCCATACCCCGCCCGTCTAGCTTCAAGAACCGAAAACAGGATGCTCCATTGCAGGACAGTGATGGCATCCTTGGCCCGTTGGAGAGCTGTGTGCATGCCTTGTATCTACTCTTCGTGCCAGTCTTGTTCCATGCTGCGTCTCACCACGCCACACTATTTGCATCATGGGCCAATGTGTGTGATCTGCTTCTGCTCTTCTTTGTACCATTCTTGTTCCAGCTCTATGCATCTACACGGGGTGCGCTGTGGTGGATTACCAGGGATACACGCACAATGGATCACATAAGGATCACCAATGGCTTCGTTGCACTTGTTCTAGTGGTCCTCTGCCTAGAGGTTCGAGTTGTATTTCACGCCTTTGGAAGGTACATCCATGCACCCCCGCCACTCAATTACCTGCTTGTCACCGTCACCATGCTTGGTGGGGCTTTGGGTCTGGCAGCACATGCTGCTGGCAAGGTTGGAGATGCAGCTAGCTCGCTGGCTTTTACGGGGTTGGCCGTGCTTGTCAGTGGAGCAGCTTCTCTAGTCATTGGATTCCCTCTTGTGGTATGTTACAACCTGCTTCATAGTGATATCCGCATTCCAACTTTGTAATCTACTTTAGCACAACTGAAATGTTTATTTCTAATACGTTCTGAAATATTCTAATCTGTGTTTTTATTTGTTCAACTTATTATTCTTAGCGACATCGCATGCTATCTTGAACTAAAACCTGTTATAAACTAAAGAGTAAAGCAAATCTTGTACGTATTATAAATTATGAAATTGATCAAAACCCTTGTAGTCTTTGGTGCATCTAAGTTTATAATTATTGTTGtatgttaaattgttatatactAGTTGTTAGATAcatggttttaaaggcgtcgCCTAGGCGTCGCCTTAGGGACGCCTAAGCGTCCAAGCGCTCCCCCTCCGCCTTAGAAAAACGCCCGCCTTAGGCGCCTAGGCGTCCAAAGCGTCCGCCTAGGCGTCGCCTAAGCGTCGGAGCGCCCCCCCTTCGCCTTAGGACGCCTTGGCGCCTTTAAAACCATGGTTAGATACTAATATTGGTGCTTCACTCTTTCTTTCTCAGTTAGTTTTATAAATCCTTTTAAGGAGTTAACCTCTAAGTAAAATAATTTTCTTTTTCATTGCCTTTGATCTGTATGCTTGTGGTTGGCTGTCCATCTTAGTCACTGTCCCATTTGTTTCAAGGTGACACGTAGACCCCTTTAGTGTTTGACTTAATGTAGGTCATGCATTTTTTTTTTGGCAGTTGTTCTGGATGATCCTCATATGATGAATACTAAGTGATATCTGCCCTTTTGGTGGCCAGGCTTGATTAGAATTTTCAGTTTAGAGTTCATGATTCAGCACTAATCTGTTCAGAAATAACTGTTGTCTTGGTGAATATTATCATCCATATTTTAATCAACATTAGTTCGTTCTGTTCCCATATCAAAGTTGTCCGGTAATACATGGCAATGGCTTCTTGTTGTTGGTGCTCTTCAATTTTGTTGTTTATTTTACTTTGAGAAATTATTTATTATCTGTATTAAAGCTGACACATCTGTACTGGCTGAAAGTTGCCCTGCCCTGATATGACAGGTTTCACTATTTAATTAACACATGAATGTATTGTTATGTAACATTGATGAAATGATATTTTTGGTCTGCTTCAGTTGTTCCAGTTTCATAGTGAATGAAGTCCCTCAACATATGGGCGTTCATGGAATCACTAGGATGTGTGCTAATAGGGTCTTTTCTCTCACTGAAAGTGTCTTAAGGTGGCTGGGTATGTAGAGACTAGAGACACATTTCTTGCATGGTCGACTAGGTTGGATTGGCATGACACGGTGTGCATTGATAATTTTTTTTGGAGATTGCCCATAGGATTGATTTTTTCGCTTGAGATCTATTGACTCAATCTAATCTTAGTCTGGTCTTTTAGTAATGACACAACAACATGTCCCGTTGAAACTGCAACCCAGTTGTCCTAGTATGGATACCTAGAGAATAACTATTTTTATTGGTGTTGCTTTTATTTACTACCTGTCCTTGAAGTTTCAGCTTCTATATGACTATCTTGGAAGCTGCTGTTTGTCAGCATCTATATGACTATTTCCAAGCTGCTCTCTGTTGTTTTGCTGTTCCATCTATTGAACTCCTCATTGATCTACTTGCAGTTCCTTCCACTCCCAATGCTTTCTGGCTATTATGTGGCGAGGTTCTTTACTAAGAAAAGCTTGTCATCATACTTCACATTTGTGGCAATATCAAGCTTGATGGTCCTTTGGTTTGTAGTGCATAACTATTGGGATCTAAATATTTGGATTGCTGGCATGCCAATGAAATCGTTCGTCAAGTACATTGTCGCAGCTGTCATCATGGCAATGGCTGTTCCTGGTTTGGCACTTCTCCCAACAAAACTGCGCTTTCTTGTGGAACTTGGTCTTATTGGTCATGCATTATTGCTATGCTACATTGAGAACCGACTCTTCAACTATGCTACCATGTACTACTTTGGATTTGAGGATGATATAATGTATCCAAATTATATGGTTTTGATCACAACCTTTTTCGGGTTGGCTCTTGTAAGAAGATTATCTGTTGACCAGAGACTTGGGCCCAAAGCTGCTTGGGTCCTGACTTGTCTCTATTCATCAAAATTATCAATGTTGTTTATCACGTCAAGATCGGTGGTATGGGTTTCAGCTGTTTTACTACTTGCTGTCACCCCTCCTCTACTTCTTTACAGGTACCTGCTTTAACTTCATGTTCTAGGCCTCTAGCTGAATATCTTCACTTCTTCACTGAACAGTCTTCCTGCCTTCCAGAGACAAGTCCAAAGGGGCTCCAATGATGAAGATTTGGCAAGCTTATTTCCATGCATCCGTAGTAGCCTTTTCTGCATGGCTCTGTCGCGAAACAGTTTTTGAAGCTTTACAGTGGTGGAATGGAAGGCCTCCTTCAGATGGACTTCTTTTGGGGTCATATATTCTATTGACTGGTGTTGCTTGCATCCCAATAGTGGCTCTCCATTTCCCTCATGCTCAGGTAATTGATACTTGGCATTTTATTCTGTTTTAAAAGATCATTCTTCCCAAAAAAGCTTCTTTGACGTTATTATCTATTCACGGTTTACTGCTATACTTGCACACTAACGTGAATTTTCTCAACTACTCAACGAAGATCTATTGAGAGTTTGTTGATTTTCCAGACATTAATGTTTTACTCTTACAACTCTGAAATGTTATACATTGACATACAATCATTAGCCCCATATCGCAAGAAAATTTGTAGCGTTTTGAGAATGCCCAAGTGGTTGACATTGCTTTTGGTTTTACATAGTGATTTGACCTGCCCCAGTAAATTAGATGAGAATTTGTCCAGAAAAATGACGATGCAAGTCTATGAACTTTGACATGTTTGAGTTGTGTGTTAGTTTCAATATTGTCTGATGTTTTTTGAGCTGAAAATAGTCTTGTAGACACAATGCCAGCTGTTTGATGAGATAATGTTACTTTTAGTCTTTTGCCCTGGAACACTGGAGAATGCTTTCCATCCGTTGGATTTTGAATTAGATAACTCCATACTTTTATCAAGAGTTTATACAAAGGATCCCACTTGTACGTCATTCTTCAATTAAGTACTTTTCTTCATGTAGCATGCACAAAGTAATTAAATAATGTGAAGTCGTAAGAGTATCTTTGGAAGTTACAGCCCTCGCCTTTTAGTTTTGTTACGCTAGGTAAATGCTTGAAATAATCCCTGCTTGTCAATGTAAGGTCAACATGACATCATGTAGTTATATGCAAGCATTTAGGTTCTTCTTGAGCATGATTACGAGAGGCCAGTAAGCATATGGATTTTAAAGTTTGGAGTCTGAACCTTTCAGtatttttgtttatgtaaaaGGCAGGTGCTCTTCCCATTTCATTAAGATAGAGAAAATAAACAGCTGCCCCAAGAGAGAATTAGATGACAGTCAAATACTCTCTCCGTTCCCTTTCTAGTTGTACTAAATCAGATTCAATAAAAAACGAATGGAGGGAGTAGAAAACAAAAAACGAATAGAGAGAACAAAATATTACAACACCACATTAAATTTCTGGTAAGATAgccatatatatgtatatatgtctttactattaaattgcaattggTGGTGTCGGTAGGTAAAAAAACCGGCTCTAAGTTTTCGCACGTCAAATAAACTTGCCATCGCCCGTACATCATCGGCAAAGCCAGCTTACCGATGTGGGACAAAACTTCTGTAGAGATtgcaaccaaaacaaacaaattgtTTCTCTTTTTGGGGTGCCACTCGACATCGTCTTCGAGAAGCCCACCATGAGGTACGAAGCCGCGAGCTCAATGGCGCCAAGCTTCACCGGCGGTTCCATCCCCTTGGGCCGCCTCGCCGCCGTACGGGATAGTAGTGTCTCCTCGCGTCGGATGGGAAGGCCAAGCtccgtttggggcgccactcggcATCGTCTCCGAAAAGCCCAACATGAGGTACGAAGCCTTGAGCTCAATCACGCCAAGCTTCACCGGCGGTTCCATCCCCTTGGGCCGCCTCACTGCCGTACGGGATAGTAGTGTCGCCTCGCGCCGGATGGGATGGCCCGGTACGAAGGGCGCCTCTCCACGCCACGCGCTTGAGGCCCGAGGAGTGTTTCTCACGTCCGTCCAATGTCGGACCATGTTCCCGTCATGGTAAGACTCCCACATCCTGACTTGCTCTAACCTGGAACGCTCTCCTCGGAGATGGAGCTTGGGTGGGGGCACCTTCCGCGGGAAGGATGGGAATGACAGCTACCGATGCCAGCGGGAGGTCGTTGACCGTGTCACCGCCCACATGTGTTGCGCCGGTGCGGGTGCCGTGACCATGTCGGCGCTCCCTTCGCCCTCATCCACGCCCACCGACGGAAGTTTGTGCTCTGTCGCTGTCCTTCTGAGCTTTGTGGCCGGTGCTCCACCACCGCCCGGAGAACTGCAGTACAAATTGTCCGCTTGAACAAGTACAGCTCTGCCTCCCTGCGAACTCCTCCAGCTCAGGGCTGCCTCAACCACCTCCCTCTCAGCCCCATATCTAGTATCTTGGTAGCCCGTGTGCTGCTTCCATAATGTTGGAGATGTAAATTCAGTGGCTTGGAGGTGTTGGGCAACGAGATCGAGCCAGGTGTCAAGAGCATGGAGTGTGGCAATGTGCGATTTTTGTCTTGTGATTCTGTACATGAAATTTGGCAGTGTGCAATGTGCAATTGCAATCTTCAGAATTTTCGAATGCTCTGACACTTAAGTAGAAAAACTTCAGAGATTGTAGAGTGGAATGGTATTGTCCGCCCGTTTCAGTATTGAGTACCCATCCATTGAAATCAATGTTAACGGATCGAGCTGATTCGAATTACCCTGTGATGGTGACATCAAGCTTTGGCATGGTGACCGCTCAGGATTAGTGTCTGAAGGAAGAACGGAAGATCGAGATGTCAGGGGTTTGCACACTACATGTGAACGCGAGAGGCATTCTCATGCAGTGCTGTTACCATGGCTCACCAGCAGTGTGAAGGCAGTTTTAATGGTGATTTCGGTGCAATTATCCTCACTTCATAGCGCAGTCAACAAAAGGAGataaaataaaagaaacataAATTTTGAGGAAAAAATAAATTCTAAAAAGCCCCAAAACAAATGCCAGTAAAAAGATATAATAGAATACCACATTAGATTTAATTTcaattatgatctttttagctcctTACTGGTAGCTTTTTGATAAACTTCAGAACAATAATATTACGcctgatccataataagtgtcagaGATTTAATACTAAGTTAGTTACTAAATCTcccacacttattatggatcggagggagtattattttgTAATACTATATATACTATGTTTTATGAATTTTGGCAACTTTTTGGAGTACCCTTGATGTTCtttttttaaaaaatgttcatttTATTAGATGAAGTTGAAGAAGACAAGACAGCGAGATTAGTTTTGTGGGAGATATAAGCTAGACCAGATAGTCGAATATGTGGCGAGTAGGTTGCATAATGGTTAATGATGCATTGCAGGCTGTTTAAAGCTTTTTTTTAATAAACTCGTATTTTCTCCTAGCAGCGCACTGGTATTTTGCTAGTATAggttaaatatatatatatagcaaaATATTGGGCTACCCAGGGGTATAGATACCCGaactctatctctctctctctccacatGCTCTCGCTCTCCCACCTATCCCCAGCCCAACTGAGTGTGCCTGCCGCTGGCGTTCGCCAGCATTCCTCCACCCTGCCGTGAGCCACAAACTCCAGGTGTGCCCTCGTCCATCCATAAGATCCTCGTTGATCTCTTCCTGGCTGGCCACAACGACCTCGCCACGTGCGTTGCTGGGTCCCGGCGCCCCCAACGAGGCCTTCCATGTCTCACCATGTGGATTGACTGCCCCGCATCCTCTAGAGCTGGAGCTGGACGAGCGAGCTGACGTCGGTCACACTGCAGTGGGGAGGCTGGCGTTCTCAACACCCTTTTATGGAGGCGGAGGTGCTCGCCCACGTCTTTGCTGTTGGCCTCTGTAAGATGGAGCCAGGCGGAACAATTAGCTGGATCCAGATCCGTTCTTACtttttctttgttgaatttcctgATTTTTAATTGTTATCAAGATTTACCAAGATCCGATCCTTTCCCCAAGGATTTTTTTTGTATGAATCCATCATCTAGATCCGTTCTTACATTTTTCATCTCGGGTCTCTTATTTCTTTTGTTGGAATCAAAATTTATCAAGTTCCAGATCCTTTCCCAAGGATTTTTTTTTGTAAGAATCCATCATCCAGATTTGTACACGGGAGATGTATTGCTGTAGAACAAGCAGATTATAATTGTTCTGGTTTCAAACAGATCCTATCTTTTCTCTAATACTCCATCCGTCTCATGAAACATGTCGGAGATTGAtacaaatttggatgtatctaggtaagtgtctagatacatccaaatttaacaaattttagtCCTGTTTTATGGGACGGAGGGAGCAGTTTAATTAATATgcgtaatttttttttttgctcgtGGTGTTCATGGTCCAAATCGTGTTGTATTAGATCCAAATGTTGCTATTGTAGAGCCACATCTCGTATGGGAATGTGATTTCAGATTGTTAATTGAGGATTTGATCTTTTTCCTCCCCCGTACCTTCTACCTTCTATAGATCCTGACATTTTTTCTGCACAAATGTTCTCGAGGATTTGATCTTTTTCGCTGTGGTATACTATCTCTCTTGCCGTGGTGGTTGGGGACACCCCTCAGTCTAGCACTAGAGACGATGGGCCTAGGGAAGGTATGACTTGGATCTTGGCGAGGGGCGGTGGCTGGCTGGGAGCTGAGGGACAAGCATCATGGAGCCGGACACCGGTGCCGTTTTACTGTGTTGTTTTATTCATGAATGGCAATGTTGGTGGGAGCCGGGCACGAGTGCCCTTTTGTCTTTTTCGTGGACAACACCGGAAAGATATTCTTTCGTTGTTTAAAGTTTAAACGATATCAAACAGCAGCACGAATCTTCGTACCACATCTAATCGCTCTAACTGCATGCGTACGGGTAGAAAATCCGCATCGTACCTGATTTGAAGTATCAAGTATCTTAGATAGTGTAGGAACATACTCAAACCGAAAAAGTATTATATATACTTCCGTACGGAAGTATATACGATACTTTATCGGTTTGAGTATGTTCGTATACAATATCTAAGATACTCCAAACCAAGTTTGGTGAAAAAAATGCAAGTGAACccatagtttgcactatatatcTGAAATACATGCACATGTATACGTAAAAAATAAGTCTGCGTAAAAAAATGTACATACTACCTATAAAGTAGTATATATACTTCCAAAATAgttttatatacttcatactacatgtaca
It includes:
- the LOC127294998 gene encoding uncharacterized protein — translated: MDLSASSSSSRHGRLPFSPSLSTPTFSSSPSPHHDRRNSTSSPKPLLSFPSPTSRPHSSASASASAAGPRAAPPPGFAHNARISAALAPAAAFLLDLGGIPVFAVLAVGLAAAYLLDALRLRQAAFFTVWAALLAADVAFFFSASLSSAASATLPLTLLALLLCAETSFLIGVWASLQFRWIQLENPTIVAALERLLFACLPVAAPAIFTWAVVSAVGMTNASYYLATFTMVFYWLFSIPRPSSFKNRKQDAPLQDSDGILGPLESCVHALYLLFVPVLFHAASHHATLFASWANVCDLLLLFFVPFLFQLYASTRGALWWITRDTRTMDHIRITNGFVALVLVVLCLEVRVVFHAFGRYIHAPPPLNYLLVTVTMLGGALGLAAHAAGKVGDAASSLAFTGLAVLVSGAASLVIGFPLVFLPLPMLSGYYVARFFTKKSLSSYFTFVAISSLMVLWFVVHNYWDLNIWIAGMPMKSFVKYIVAAVIMAMAVPGLALLPTKLRFLVELGLIGHALLLCYIENRLFNYATMYYFGFEDDIMYPNYMVLITTFFGLALVRRLSVDQRLGPKAAWVLTCLYSSKLSMLFITSRSVVWVSAVLLLAVTPPLLLYRDKSKGAPMMKIWQAYFHASVVAFSAWLCRETVFEALQWWNGRPPSDGLLLGSYILLTGVACIPIVALHFPHAQSAKRLLGLVVATGLLFVIMQPPVRLSWVYRSELIMAAHLSDDDTSIYGFVASKPTWPSWLLIATGVLTLAAVTSIIPVKYVVELRALYAVGAGITLGIYISVQYFFQAVVLYPLLVATIVSAAVFIVFTHLPSESSTRVLPWVFSFLVALFPVTYLLEGQLRAKSFADEDEAEKFTNMLAIEGARMSLLGLYAAIFIIIALEIKFELALLLRDKAADRGIAHGPSGGQGSAFPPKARLLQQRRAHAAPTFTIKRLAAEAAWMPAIGNFSVVLCFIICLVLNVTLTGGSNRAIFFLAPILLLLNQDSDIVAGFGERQRYFPVIVSISGYLLLTALYRTWEETWPGSGGWALDIGGPGWLYAVKNVALLVLTLPNHILFSRFMWDYVRQSDSKLLLTLPLNLPSIIMTDILAVRVLGLLGVIYSLAQYLISRQIRIAGMKYI